The Flavobacterium psychrophilum genome includes a region encoding these proteins:
- a CDS encoding ligand-gated channel protein → MYNKKKTLLLIFIVFAPFLLYSQVPVDSIQVLDEVILKAKPYLEVIPVQSLSGKKLENLASHNVADALRYFAGTQIKDYGGLGGLKTVDVRNMGTHHVGVFYDGIQLGNAQNGVTDLGKYSLDDMEALTMYNGQKSEIFQSAKDFAAASTIYMRTKRPVFEDGKKTNLLVRYKTMSINYHDPSFRWEQKLSDKVSMSISSEFIKSNGQYKFRYKRNNQDGTVAYDTTATRLNSDIQALRIESGLYGKLHKGSWDAKVYYYDSERGAPGAIVENKFSDGFRQYDKNFFAQAFLVKDFTEKYKFQARVKYAYDYTHYIARDTTNVLGETVTEGAQSDDSYYQQEVYFSAVHMYSILPIWDVSLSTDFQYNRLNATRRGIQTQFSYPQRYTALFSLASSLRLGEFKVLGSVVGTHVQEQVRYNAKAPDKTEFTPALFLGYKPFKEYDFNLRAFAKRIFRMPTFNDLYYTMVGSSTLNPEYMNQYDIGFTYNLPVEKDFLNKFSIQADAYYTNTKDKIVAAPTGNLFRWMMTNMGQVRGKGIESVINLGMHINKVNLSANLTYAYTESRDYTKFSGLEISSYGDQIPYTPWHSGSAILNAEYESWNFNYSYIYVGKRYNGNVNNIKVNEVQPWYTHDLSVQKSFAVNNYKIKGTVELNNALNQHYEVIYNYPMPGRTLKFIIGIEL, encoded by the coding sequence ATGTATAATAAGAAAAAAACACTTTTACTCATTTTTATCGTATTTGCTCCGTTTTTACTTTATTCTCAGGTCCCTGTCGATAGTATACAGGTTTTAGATGAAGTAATATTAAAAGCAAAACCTTATCTGGAAGTAATTCCGGTACAAAGCCTTTCAGGGAAGAAGCTTGAAAATTTGGCGAGCCATAATGTTGCCGACGCACTTAGATACTTTGCCGGAACCCAGATTAAAGATTACGGTGGACTTGGAGGCCTTAAAACTGTGGATGTGCGTAATATGGGTACACACCATGTTGGTGTTTTTTACGATGGCATTCAGTTGGGTAACGCGCAGAACGGTGTTACAGACTTGGGTAAGTATTCGCTTGATGACATGGAAGCCCTTACGATGTATAACGGGCAGAAAAGTGAGATTTTCCAATCGGCAAAAGATTTCGCAGCAGCTTCAACCATTTACATGAGGACTAAGCGTCCTGTTTTTGAGGATGGTAAAAAAACGAATTTGCTTGTACGTTACAAAACCATGTCTATCAATTATCATGATCCATCTTTCAGGTGGGAACAAAAACTGAGTGACAAGGTTAGCATGAGTATTAGTTCAGAATTTATTAAGTCCAACGGGCAATATAAATTCAGGTACAAAAGAAACAATCAGGATGGAACGGTAGCCTACGATACTACTGCAACACGATTGAATAGCGATATACAGGCACTAAGAATAGAATCCGGGCTATACGGTAAATTACACAAAGGATCCTGGGATGCAAAAGTTTATTATTATGATTCTGAAAGGGGAGCGCCGGGTGCTATTGTAGAGAATAAATTCTCTGATGGTTTCAGGCAATATGATAAGAACTTTTTTGCACAGGCCTTTTTGGTTAAAGATTTTACCGAAAAATATAAATTTCAGGCAAGGGTAAAATATGCCTACGATTATACACACTATATCGCAAGGGATACCACCAATGTATTGGGTGAAACAGTAACCGAGGGAGCACAATCAGACGATAGCTATTATCAGCAGGAAGTCTATTTCTCTGCTGTACATATGTACAGCATATTACCAATTTGGGACGTTTCATTATCTACCGATTTTCAGTATAACAGGCTTAACGCAACCCGGAGAGGTATACAAACCCAGTTTTCTTATCCACAGCGCTATACCGCATTGTTTTCATTAGCGAGTTCTCTAAGATTGGGAGAATTTAAAGTTCTTGGTAGTGTGGTGGGCACACATGTACAGGAACAGGTACGATACAATGCCAAAGCTCCAGATAAAACCGAATTTACACCGGCATTGTTTTTAGGTTACAAACCCTTTAAAGAATACGACTTTAATCTACGTGCATTTGCTAAGCGTATTTTCAGGATGCCCACCTTTAATGATTTGTATTATACAATGGTTGGTTCGAGCACGCTAAACCCTGAGTACATGAATCAGTATGATATAGGTTTCACTTATAATTTACCTGTTGAAAAAGATTTTCTCAACAAATTTTCGATTCAGGCAGATGCCTATTACACCAATACTAAAGATAAGATAGTAGCCGCCCCAACAGGAAACCTGTTTCGCTGGATGATGACAAATATGGGGCAGGTGCGAGGTAAAGGAATTGAGTCTGTAATTAACTTAGGGATGCATATTAATAAAGTAAACCTATCCGCTAATCTTACTTATGCCTATACTGAAAGCAGGGATTACACAAAGTTCTCCGGTTTAGAAATATCGTCCTATGGAGACCAGATTCCTTACACACCGTGGCACAGCGGATCTGCTATACTTAATGCAGAATATGAATCATGGAATTTTAATTACAGCTATATATATGTTGGTAAGAGATATAACGGTAATGTAAATAATATCAAGGTAAATGAAGTTCAGCCCTGGTATACCCACGATTTATCGGTACAGAAATCTTTCGCAGTTAACAATTACAAAATAAAAGGAACAGTAGAGCTTAATAACGCACTCAATCAGCACTATGAGGTAATATATAATTATCCTATGCCGGGGCGTACATTAAAATTTATAATTGGTATTGAGCTATGA
- a CDS encoding transcription-repair coupling factor, protein MIAHHVLFWLKADTTDQQKADFLKGLQSLEEIEVVKNFHVGVPAPIERAVVDTTYTFSLILFFEDLAAHDVYQVHPIHKAFLEEFRVFFEKVVIYDAN, encoded by the coding sequence ATGATAGCACATCACGTATTGTTCTGGCTTAAAGCCGATACTACAGATCAGCAGAAAGCTGATTTTTTAAAAGGACTACAATCACTGGAAGAAATTGAAGTTGTAAAAAACTTTCACGTTGGTGTACCCGCACCTATTGAGCGCGCAGTGGTAGATACTACATACACTTTTAGCCTTATACTATTTTTTGAAGATCTTGCTGCACACGATGTATACCAGGTTCACCCTATTCACAAAGCATTTCTTGAAGAATTCAGGGTATTCTTTGAAAAAGTTGTTATTTATGACGCAAACTAG
- a CDS encoding permease produces MKQTLQFPFYAKFAFVLIIFIAITIIYYYGQSVISPLLLSLLFAILLRPISAFLNTKLRVPHTLACIITVLLFVLFFGTILYFISTQLAVMANDWDKIKANLFTHYHNLQAYINDTFSITKSEQDEMINKATSDSMSTGKQIVSTTVLSFSDSLMSLILIPIYIFLILLYRTHFVAFLCQLFKEKYHPKLQDILKTIKTAVQSYIIGLLFEFIIVSVLTAVGLMFLGLKYAILLGVITGLLNLIPYIGILIAGVLTVIASLTGTSDLSIIVGIIVVNVVVQLIDNNILVPMVVSSKVEINSIASIVGIIIFGMIAGISGMFLAIPIMAIMKVIFDRIDSLKPWGYLLGDDLPKSFNWRKSKRMKSV; encoded by the coding sequence ATGAAACAAACTCTACAATTCCCGTTTTATGCCAAATTTGCATTCGTACTGATTATTTTTATAGCGATAACCATAATTTACTATTACGGACAAAGCGTAATATCTCCTTTGTTGCTATCACTATTATTTGCTATACTATTACGTCCCATATCGGCTTTTCTTAATACAAAACTCCGGGTTCCACATACGCTTGCATGCATTATAACAGTACTATTGTTTGTTTTGTTCTTTGGTACGATATTATATTTTATATCTACCCAACTTGCTGTAATGGCTAACGACTGGGATAAAATAAAAGCAAACCTTTTTACACATTATCATAACCTTCAGGCTTATATTAACGATACTTTCAGTATTACCAAGTCAGAACAGGATGAAATGATCAATAAGGCGACAAGCGACTCTATGAGTACAGGCAAACAAATTGTAAGCACTACAGTGTTATCTTTTAGTGATTCCCTGATGTCTCTTATCCTGATACCGATTTACATCTTTTTGATATTACTGTACAGAACACATTTTGTTGCCTTTTTATGCCAGCTTTTTAAAGAGAAGTACCATCCTAAACTACAGGATATACTTAAAACTATTAAAACAGCAGTGCAAAGCTATATCATAGGATTACTGTTTGAATTCATTATAGTTTCAGTACTTACCGCTGTCGGTCTAATGTTCTTAGGTTTAAAATATGCTATTCTTTTAGGTGTTATCACCGGACTACTAAACCTGATACCTTACATTGGTATTCTTATAGCGGGAGTATTAACGGTTATTGCTTCGTTAACCGGAACCAGCGACTTATCTATTATTGTCGGAATAATAGTCGTAAATGTTGTTGTACAATTAATCGATAACAATATCCTGGTACCAATGGTGGTAAGCTCCAAAGTTGAAATTAACTCGATAGCCTCTATCGTAGGCATTATCATCTTTGGAATGATTGCAGGTATTTCGGGAATGTTCCTTGCTATACCGATCATGGCTATTATGAAGGTAATTTTTGACCGTATAGATTCGTTAAAACCGTGGGGCTATCTCTTAGGCGACGATCTCCCGAAAAGCTTTAACTGGCGCAAAAGCAAAAGAATGAAAAGCGTTTAA
- a CDS encoding thiamine biosynthesis protein ThiF: protein MISIDNFLRYNRQMMLPEIGEEGQEKLLNAKVLVIGAGGLGCPILQYLTTCGVGTIGVVDFDIVELHNLHRQILYTGKNIGQSKAITAKTVLEELNPVGNYIVYNEKLTPENCTTIISNFDVIVDGSDNFDTRYLVNDTCVLLGKTLVYGSILKFQGQMAVFNHNGSKNLRDIFPEPPNPEDVPNCSLNGVLGTLPGIIGTMLAQETLKLVMGLPVLHDEIVLFDTLNLNFTKLKF from the coding sequence ATGATTTCTATAGATAATTTTTTACGATACAACCGCCAGATGATGCTTCCTGAAATAGGGGAAGAAGGCCAGGAAAAATTGCTGAATGCTAAAGTTCTTGTTATCGGTGCAGGTGGCCTCGGCTGTCCAATTTTACAATACCTGACCACGTGCGGAGTGGGGACTATTGGGGTTGTTGACTTTGATATTGTAGAACTGCATAACCTCCACAGACAGATTTTATATACCGGTAAAAATATTGGTCAGTCTAAAGCAATTACTGCAAAGACAGTATTGGAAGAATTAAACCCTGTAGGTAATTATATTGTTTATAATGAGAAGCTTACCCCCGAAAATTGTACCACTATTATTAGCAATTTTGATGTAATTGTAGATGGCAGCGACAACTTTGATACACGCTATTTAGTAAACGATACATGTGTACTATTAGGTAAAACATTAGTTTACGGAAGCATCCTGAAATTTCAAGGACAGATGGCAGTTTTCAATCATAACGGTAGTAAAAATTTAAGAGATATATTTCCCGAACCTCCAAATCCTGAAGATGTACCCAATTGCAGCCTTAATGGCGTGTTGGGCACTTTACCGGGTATTATTGGCACAATGTTGGCTCAGGAAACACTTAAGCTTGTTATGGGCTTACCTGTACTTCATGATGAAATAGTACTTTTTGACACCCTGAATCTCAACTTTACCAAGTTAAAATTTTAA
- the thiH gene encoding thiamine biosynthesis protein ThiH (in Escherichia coli this enzyme functions in thiamine biosynthesis along with thiFSGI and iscS; with ThiFSG catalyzes the formation of thiazole phosphate from tyrosine, cysteine and 1-deoxy-D-xylulose-5-phosphate; forms a complex with ThiG; contains an iron-sulfur center) has translation MTTFKSIFDTYDWQIVQDKIYSATSGDVERALASTKRSLDDFLALISPAAAPYLELMAVQSRSITQKRFGKTMQMYAPMYLSNECQNICTYCGFSLDNKLKRKILSDKEIAIETEALKQAGFDHVLLVTGEANYTVNINYFLNAIGLLKDSFANISVEVQPLSTEEYQALHNAGVHTVLVYQETYHREVYKQYHPKGKKSNFDFRLETPDRVGSAGIHKIGLGVLLGLEDWRTDSFFTALHLDYLQKKYWQSKYSVSFPRLRPAEGIIEPNFIMTDKDMVQLICAYRLWNEDLEISISTRENEKFRDNIISLGATSMSAGSKTNPGGYVVDTQSLEQFETSDERSAKEVAAIITSAGYEPVWKDWDKIYTPL, from the coding sequence ATGACTACTTTTAAGAGCATTTTTGATACGTACGACTGGCAGATTGTTCAGGATAAGATATATAGCGCTACTTCCGGCGATGTGGAACGTGCCCTTGCAAGTACTAAACGATCCCTGGATGATTTTTTGGCGTTGATATCTCCTGCTGCTGCGCCTTATCTCGAACTGATGGCTGTGCAAAGCAGATCAATTACACAAAAGCGTTTTGGCAAGACAATGCAGATGTATGCGCCCATGTACCTGAGTAACGAATGCCAGAACATTTGTACGTACTGCGGTTTTAGCCTTGATAATAAACTAAAGCGAAAAATATTATCGGATAAAGAAATAGCAATTGAAACTGAAGCTTTAAAACAGGCAGGTTTTGATCATGTGCTGCTTGTAACAGGTGAGGCTAACTATACGGTAAATATCAACTATTTTCTGAATGCTATTGGTCTGCTAAAAGATAGTTTTGCTAATATATCTGTTGAGGTTCAGCCCTTAAGTACCGAAGAGTATCAAGCATTGCATAATGCAGGAGTGCATACTGTATTGGTGTATCAGGAAACCTATCACAGGGAGGTGTATAAACAGTATCATCCCAAAGGGAAAAAATCAAATTTTGATTTCAGGTTGGAGACGCCCGACAGGGTTGGCAGTGCAGGAATACATAAAATAGGATTAGGAGTTTTACTGGGACTGGAAGACTGGCGAACCGATAGTTTTTTTACGGCACTACATCTTGACTATCTTCAAAAGAAATATTGGCAGAGTAAATACTCGGTATCTTTCCCGAGGCTCCGCCCTGCTGAAGGTATAATCGAACCGAATTTCATTATGACCGATAAAGATATGGTTCAGCTTATATGTGCATATCGTTTATGGAATGAAGATCTGGAAATTTCGATATCCACCCGTGAGAACGAAAAGTTCAGGGATAATATAATTAGCTTAGGTGCTACCAGCATGAGTGCCGGGTCTAAAACCAATCCCGGTGGTTATGTTGTAGATACACAATCGCTCGAACAGTTTGAAACCAGTGATGAGCGTTCTGCCAAAGAAGTCGCAGCTATAATAACATCAGCAGGATATGAGCCGGTGTGGAAAGACTGGGACAAAATATATACTCCTTTATAA
- a CDS encoding thiazole synthase produces MKPLEIGDKIFESRLFLGTGKFGSNQQMQDAVLASGSELVTVALKRIDLTKYTDSLLSYLEYSHINLLPNTSGARNAKEAVFAAQLAREAMETNWLKLEIHPDPKYLLPDPIETLRATEELAKLGFIVLPYIHADPVLCKRLEDVGTAAVMPLGSPIGSNKGLKTVDFLEIIIEQSRVPVIVDAGIGVPSDAARAMELGADAVLVNTAIAVAHNPVLMAEAFKEAVIAGRKAFEAKPAGIGLTAQASSPLTSFLYDN; encoded by the coding sequence ATGAAACCATTAGAAATAGGAGATAAAATATTTGAATCCCGTTTATTTCTGGGAACAGGGAAATTTGGGTCAAACCAGCAAATGCAGGATGCTGTACTGGCGTCCGGCAGTGAATTGGTAACTGTAGCATTAAAAAGAATTGACCTTACTAAATATACTGATAGCTTATTATCGTATTTGGAATACAGCCACATTAACCTGCTTCCTAATACATCAGGAGCGCGAAATGCGAAAGAAGCTGTTTTTGCAGCCCAACTGGCACGTGAAGCTATGGAGACCAACTGGCTTAAACTGGAAATACATCCTGATCCTAAATACCTGCTTCCCGATCCTATAGAGACATTAAGGGCTACAGAAGAGCTGGCTAAGCTGGGCTTCATAGTTTTACCTTACATACATGCTGATCCTGTTTTATGCAAACGATTGGAAGATGTAGGTACAGCAGCGGTAATGCCACTAGGTTCGCCAATTGGTAGTAATAAGGGACTTAAGACGGTTGATTTTTTAGAGATAATAATTGAGCAGAGCAGGGTGCCTGTTATTGTAGATGCAGGTATTGGTGTACCGTCTGATGCAGCAAGGGCTATGGAACTGGGTGCCGATGCTGTGTTGGTAAATACTGCCATTGCAGTAGCCCATAATCCGGTTTTGATGGCTGAAGCTTTTAAGGAAGCTGTAATTGCCGGAAGAAAGGCTTTTGAAGCAAAACCGGCTGGCATAGGTTTAACAGCGCAGGCTTCGAGTCCGCTGACTTCTTTTTTATATGATAACTAA
- a CDS encoding thiamine-phosphate synthase, whose product MNLINKIQYISQGNSITEQINNIRSAVDAGCNWVQLRYKNVIEAEVLHLAELVKKSLEAYNCTFIVNDYPYVAKAIDADGIHLGLNDMLVDQARTILGYDKIIGGTANTLDDVLQRYEEKCDYVGLGPFRFTKTKEKLSPILGLEGFTSIMQELQYRDIILPVYAIGGIQQDDISSILTTGVHGVAVSGLVTFHPDKKELFNQLHAL is encoded by the coding sequence ATGAATTTAATAAATAAAATACAGTATATCTCTCAGGGAAATTCAATCACTGAGCAGATAAATAACATAAGATCTGCGGTAGATGCCGGGTGTAACTGGGTGCAACTTCGGTATAAAAATGTTATTGAAGCTGAGGTTCTTCATCTGGCTGAATTAGTAAAAAAAAGTTTGGAAGCCTATAACTGTACTTTTATCGTTAACGATTATCCCTACGTAGCAAAAGCTATTGATGCTGATGGTATCCATTTAGGGTTGAATGATATGCTCGTTGACCAAGCACGCACTATATTGGGATATGATAAAATAATTGGCGGTACAGCTAATACCTTAGATGACGTACTGCAACGCTACGAAGAAAAGTGCGATTATGTTGGGCTGGGGCCTTTCAGGTTTACAAAGACAAAGGAGAAACTAAGTCCGATATTAGGGTTGGAAGGCTTTACTTCAATCATGCAGGAGTTACAGTACCGAGATATAATTCTCCCTGTATATGCTATTGGCGGTATTCAGCAAGATGATATATCGTCGATACTTACTACAGGAGTACACGGGGTTGCTGTTTCGGGACTGGTGACTTTTCATCCTGATAAAAAAGAATTATTCAATCAATTACACGCATTATGA
- a CDS encoding thiamine biosynthesis protein ThiC (catalyzes the formation of 4-amino-2-methyl-5-phosphomethylpyrimidine from 5-amino-1-(5-phospho-D-ribosyl)imidazole and S-adenosyl-L-methionine in thiamine biosynthesis): MENNEHQISRTPFPNSKKIFVEGELHPVKVAMREITLSDTRLSNGGLEKNPPVTVYDTSGPYTDPDFEIDIRKGLPRIREQWIMDRNDVEELTEISSDYGKKRLNDTKLDNLRFEYLHKPMRAKKGANVTQLYYAKQGIITPEMEYIAIRENQRLEEFQQDNNRSLSAQHAGNSFGANTPKHKITPEFVRDEVACGRAIIPNNINHPESEPMIVGRNFLVKINANIGNSAVTSSIEEEVEKAVWACRWGADTIMDLSTGKNIHETREWIIRNSPVPIGTVPIYQALEKVKGVAEDLTWEIFRDTLIEQAEQGVSYFTIHAGVLLRYIHLTANRVTGIVSRGGSIMAKWCLFHHKENFLYTHFEEICEIMKAYDVAFSLGDGLRPGSIADANDAAQFAELETLGELTKIAWKHDVQVFIEGPGHVPMHMIKENMDKQLAHCGEAPFYTLGPLTTDIAPGYDHITSAIGAAMIGWYGTAMLCYVTPKEHLGLPNKKDVKDGVITYKIAAHAADLAKGHPGAQYRDNALSKARFEFRWEDQFNLALDPDTAREFHDETLPADGAKVAHFCSMCGPKFCSMKISQEIRDVAEKGMKEKSEEFVESGKEIYL, from the coding sequence ATGGAAAATAACGAACATCAAATATCGCGTACACCATTTCCTAACTCAAAAAAGATTTTTGTAGAAGGTGAACTCCACCCTGTAAAGGTTGCCATGAGGGAAATTACATTAAGCGATACCCGCCTTTCTAACGGTGGCCTGGAAAAGAATCCGCCGGTTACGGTATATGACACATCGGGGCCATACACTGATCCGGATTTTGAGATTGATATCCGTAAAGGGCTTCCCAGAATACGTGAGCAGTGGATTATGGATCGTAATGATGTCGAAGAACTGACAGAAATATCATCGGATTACGGAAAGAAACGTTTGAACGACACCAAACTGGATAACCTTCGTTTCGAGTACCTGCATAAACCAATGCGTGCTAAAAAGGGGGCAAATGTTACGCAGTTATATTACGCCAAACAGGGTATAATTACTCCTGAGATGGAATATATAGCGATTAGGGAAAATCAAAGGCTGGAAGAATTCCAGCAGGATAATAATAGATCACTATCTGCCCAGCATGCAGGTAATAGTTTTGGTGCTAATACCCCGAAACATAAAATAACACCTGAATTTGTAAGGGACGAGGTTGCCTGCGGTCGTGCCATAATTCCAAATAATATTAATCATCCCGAAAGTGAGCCTATGATAGTAGGGCGTAACTTCCTGGTAAAGATAAATGCTAATATTGGTAACAGTGCGGTGACTTCGAGTATTGAAGAAGAGGTTGAAAAGGCAGTTTGGGCATGCCGATGGGGAGCGGACACGATTATGGATCTTTCTACCGGTAAAAATATTCACGAAACAAGGGAATGGATTATCAGGAATTCACCTGTGCCAATTGGAACTGTACCTATTTATCAGGCATTGGAAAAAGTAAAGGGCGTTGCAGAAGACCTTACCTGGGAAATATTCAGAGATACGCTTATTGAACAGGCAGAACAGGGGGTATCTTATTTTACCATACATGCGGGCGTTTTGTTGCGATATATACACCTAACGGCAAACCGTGTAACAGGGATCGTTTCCCGTGGCGGATCCATCATGGCAAAATGGTGCCTTTTCCATCATAAAGAGAATTTTCTTTATACCCATTTTGAAGAAATATGTGAGATAATGAAAGCCTACGATGTAGCATTTTCATTGGGTGACGGCTTGCGTCCGGGATCTATCGCGGACGCTAACGATGCTGCGCAGTTCGCTGAATTGGAAACGTTGGGTGAGCTTACCAAAATTGCATGGAAACATGATGTTCAAGTGTTTATCGAAGGCCCGGGACATGTACCCATGCATATGATAAAAGAGAATATGGATAAACAGCTTGCGCATTGTGGCGAAGCACCTTTCTATACGTTAGGACCATTGACTACAGATATTGCCCCGGGGTATGACCATATAACATCAGCCATTGGTGCTGCAATGATTGGGTGGTATGGTACGGCTATGCTATGTTACGTTACACCAAAGGAACATTTAGGGCTTCCCAATAAAAAAGATGTAAAAGATGGGGTTATTACCTATAAGATAGCTGCTCATGCTGCCGATTTGGCTAAAGGGCATCCGGGTGCGCAGTACCGCGATAATGCATTAAGTAAGGCAAGGTTTGAATTTAGATGGGAAGACCAGTTTAACCTGGCGTTAGACCCGGATACTGCACGTGAATTTCACGATGAAACACTTCCGGCAGATGGTGCTAAAGTTGCACATTTCTGCTCTATGTGCGGGCCAAAATTTTGTTCGATGAAAATATCTCAGGAGATAAGAGATGTCGCGGAAAAAGGTATGAAAGAAAAATCAGAAGAGTTTGTAGAAAGCGGAAAGGAAATTTACCTGTAA
- a CDS encoding thiamine biosynthesis protein ThiS, with amino-acid sequence MELFINNQTRNFDFDELTVQALLDIESPQKQKGIAVAVNNHVIPRTDWNSHLLNPTDQILIISATQGG; translated from the coding sequence ATGGAATTATTTATAAACAACCAAACCCGGAATTTTGATTTTGATGAACTTACTGTTCAGGCACTGCTTGATATAGAGTCTCCTCAAAAACAAAAAGGCATTGCTGTTGCCGTAAACAATCACGTAATTCCGAGAACCGACTGGAATTCGCATCTCCTTAATCCTACCGATCAAATCCTTATCATTTCTGCAACACAGGGCGGGTAA